In Nitrospira sp., a single genomic region encodes these proteins:
- a CDS encoding helicase-related protein, producing the protein MTVAFQPGKLITLRGRTWIVLPSEDPDLLVVKPLGGSEEEIAGIYLPLGVESDRPADATFRPPAKEDLGDISTARLLYDSARLAFRNGAGPFRSLAKLSFRPRSYQMVPLIMALRQESVRLMVADDVGVGKTVEALVVVKELLERRKITRFAVVCLPHLCDQWQAEIRDKLDLEAVIIRSNTQARLDRQIQGDMSVYDYYPYQVISIDFIKSDTRRDVFIEQCPELVIVDEAHTCARPAGASASQQQRYHLVSRIARKPKQQLILLTATPHSGKPEEFHSLLGLLKPEFEEIDLPASTQTQRRDLAKYFVQRKRADVERWMGENTPFPKREAFEWPYDLSRGYSRFFEQILDFAKKLVSPDEDKDGKRRVQYWTALALLRGVMSSPAAGIEMLNTRLDDLGPGAGDEAKTVSLLDYASGENPVRDTEFGSDGDSTPQQVVEHNEWTATQRQQLRAFSDQLSGLSNLKDDQKLASAELILGEWLGKGISPVVFCRYIKTADYVGEKLAPAVKAKFPKLDLQVITSELPDDLRKQRIEEMGKSSLRVLIATDCLSEGINLQQHFTGVLHYDLPWNPNRLEQREGRVDRFGQTAKEVKACLLYGADNPIDGIVLDVLLRKVREIKRATGINVPFPEDSQSIIDTITQALLLNPDRKIARHRDKNQIEFSFDEFDEAAKSKAQVTRKVDEAAEREKVSRSIFAQNAIKAEEIETDLREVDEAIGDPKAVEEFVTATLDNLLGVQVIKDAKGYRIVMGNMPPQLREALPTGDPVKVSFESPTPEGYRYLGRNNRFVEQLCQLVMGNTLSRMDKRAARAAVIRTNQVETKTTLLLFRCRNVIEQQKGRHQIVAEEMLLWGWRGTPQQKEFLDHGQAKALLAAARATSELTVQARAGFLENELKLLETLQADFSTVAEQQSKKLVQAHERFSSLMDAQRFQVVYPVLPMDLLGMYILLPDGASA; encoded by the coding sequence ATGACAGTCGCGTTTCAACCGGGAAAATTGATTACGCTCCGTGGACGCACCTGGATCGTCCTCCCATCGGAAGACCCCGATCTCCTGGTCGTGAAACCGCTCGGGGGATCCGAAGAGGAGATTGCAGGAATTTATTTGCCCTTGGGCGTCGAAAGCGACCGACCAGCGGATGCCACGTTCCGCCCACCGGCCAAGGAAGATCTCGGGGATATCAGCACCGCGCGGTTGCTGTATGACTCCGCTCGCCTGGCCTTCCGCAACGGAGCTGGCCCATTTCGCTCCCTGGCCAAGCTCTCCTTCCGACCACGTTCGTATCAGATGGTTCCCCTCATCATGGCCCTCCGGCAGGAATCAGTGCGGCTGATGGTGGCCGATGACGTGGGTGTCGGGAAGACAGTCGAAGCGCTCGTGGTGGTAAAGGAACTCCTCGAACGTCGGAAGATCACACGCTTTGCCGTCGTCTGCTTACCGCACCTGTGCGACCAATGGCAGGCCGAAATCCGCGACAAGCTGGATCTCGAAGCGGTGATTATCCGTTCGAACACGCAGGCACGACTGGACCGGCAGATCCAAGGCGACATGAGCGTCTATGACTATTACCCCTACCAGGTCATCAGCATCGACTTTATCAAGTCAGACACCAGACGGGATGTGTTCATCGAACAATGCCCTGAACTTGTCATCGTCGATGAAGCCCACACCTGCGCACGACCTGCCGGCGCTTCGGCAAGTCAGCAACAGCGCTACCATCTCGTCAGTCGGATCGCCAGAAAGCCGAAGCAACAACTGATTCTGCTCACGGCGACCCCCCACAGTGGAAAACCGGAGGAGTTTCATTCGCTCCTCGGCCTCTTGAAGCCTGAATTCGAAGAGATCGATCTTCCCGCTTCGACCCAGACACAACGGCGAGATCTCGCGAAATATTTTGTCCAGCGGAAGCGGGCCGACGTTGAGAGATGGATGGGCGAGAACACGCCGTTTCCGAAGCGGGAAGCGTTCGAATGGCCCTACGATCTCTCTCGGGGATACAGTCGGTTCTTTGAGCAGATCCTCGACTTTGCCAAGAAGCTGGTCTCGCCTGATGAGGACAAAGATGGAAAGCGTCGAGTGCAATATTGGACGGCACTGGCTCTCCTCCGCGGGGTCATGTCGAGCCCGGCCGCCGGCATCGAAATGCTGAATACCCGTCTCGACGATCTTGGACCTGGAGCAGGAGACGAGGCTAAGACAGTCAGTCTTCTCGATTACGCCTCCGGGGAGAACCCAGTCCGCGACACGGAATTTGGGTCTGATGGAGACAGCACCCCGCAACAAGTCGTGGAGCACAATGAGTGGACCGCCACTCAGCGGCAACAACTGCGCGCCTTTTCAGACCAGCTTAGCGGGCTCTCGAATTTGAAAGATGACCAGAAGCTCGCGTCGGCAGAACTCATTCTAGGCGAATGGCTGGGAAAGGGGATCAGCCCGGTCGTCTTCTGCCGCTACATTAAGACGGCGGACTATGTGGGGGAGAAACTGGCCCCTGCGGTGAAGGCGAAATTCCCCAAGCTCGATCTGCAAGTCATCACCAGTGAACTACCGGACGATCTGCGCAAGCAACGAATCGAAGAGATGGGCAAATCCAGCCTTCGTGTGCTGATTGCCACAGACTGCCTGAGCGAGGGGATCAACCTCCAGCAACATTTTACCGGGGTCCTGCACTACGATTTGCCCTGGAACCCCAATCGGCTGGAACAGCGAGAAGGACGCGTCGATCGATTCGGCCAGACGGCAAAGGAAGTAAAAGCCTGTCTACTGTACGGGGCAGATAATCCCATCGATGGCATCGTATTGGATGTGTTGCTGAGAAAGGTCCGAGAGATCAAGCGCGCAACCGGTATCAACGTCCCCTTCCCGGAGGATTCGCAAAGTATCATTGATACGATCACCCAAGCCCTCCTGCTCAATCCGGACCGGAAGATTGCCCGCCACCGCGATAAGAATCAGATTGAGTTCAGTTTCGACGAGTTCGACGAAGCCGCCAAGTCAAAAGCACAGGTGACCCGCAAGGTCGACGAAGCTGCTGAGCGCGAAAAGGTCTCCCGCAGCATCTTTGCACAAAACGCCATCAAGGCCGAAGAGATCGAAACGGACCTGCGAGAGGTGGACGAAGCGATCGGGGATCCCAAAGCAGTCGAGGAATTCGTGACCGCTACGTTGGACAATCTCCTAGGCGTGCAGGTGATCAAGGATGCGAAGGGTTACCGCATTGTGATGGGGAACATGCCGCCTCAGCTTCGGGAAGCGTTGCCCACCGGCGATCCGGTCAAAGTAAGTTTCGAGTCGCCGACCCCGGAAGGCTATCGCTACCTAGGCCGCAACAACCGCTTTGTCGAGCAATTGTGCCAGTTGGTGATGGGCAACACGTTGTCGCGAATGGATAAACGGGCGGCGCGGGCGGCCGTCATCCGAACGAACCAGGTTGAGACGAAAACGACGCTCTTGCTGTTCCGCTGTCGGAACGTGATCGAGCAACAGAAAGGCCGGCATCAAATCGTCGCGGAAGAGATGCTCCTCTGGGGCTGGCGCGGAACACCGCAGCAAAAGGAATTCCTCGACCATGGCCAGGCCAAAGCGCTACTCGCCGCGGCGAGGGCCACATCGGAACTCACGGTCCAGGCTCGGGCGGGTTTTCTCGAAAATGAATTGAAGTTGCTGGAGACGCTGCAGGCGGACTTTTCTACGGTCGCAGAACAGCAGTCGAAGAAACTGGTGCAGGCTCACGAGCGGTTCAGCTCGCTCATGGATGCCCAGCGGTTTCAGGTCGTGTATCCGGTCCTGCCCATGGATCTCCTCGGCATGTACATCCTCTTGCCCGACGGAGCATCGGCCTAA
- a CDS encoding HEPN domain-containing protein, which yields MPPRQDSFAGTVSDLTVLYLAAFPRTPTKGQQSLSDRIRRALSWMNRAAAVSHEDRPPRYVDLWIALNALYGQRYYGIGSETKGKDYKDFQEFVHSLAQINRAGAELKRWIGKRHVQGRIRHLVENQFLYVEYWEGKTDALAGAIKHQSEGLERAFRNHQAGQALELLFNRLIALRNQIVHGSASADTRRNKDALVPGILILEELLPLLVTLLIEHGRGRPWPDVPYPGIRTPLHTPPR from the coding sequence ATGCCGCCTAGACAGGACTCCTTTGCTGGGACAGTTTCCGATCTGACAGTACTCTACTTGGCCGCCTTTCCTCGCACCCCGACAAAAGGACAGCAGTCGCTCAGCGATCGCATTCGAAGAGCCCTCTCCTGGATGAATCGCGCAGCCGCGGTGTCCCATGAAGATCGACCACCACGTTATGTCGATCTCTGGATCGCGCTCAATGCCTTATATGGTCAACGATATTACGGAATAGGAAGCGAAACCAAAGGAAAAGACTACAAAGACTTCCAGGAATTTGTGCACTCACTGGCGCAGATTAACAGAGCGGGCGCTGAACTCAAGAGGTGGATCGGCAAGCGGCATGTTCAAGGCCGTATCAGACACCTGGTGGAGAACCAATTCCTCTATGTGGAATATTGGGAAGGTAAGACGGATGCGCTCGCGGGCGCCATTAAACATCAGTCCGAGGGTCTTGAACGGGCATTTCGAAATCACCAAGCAGGCCAAGCGCTTGAGCTGCTATTCAATCGCCTCATCGCTCTCCGTAATCAGATCGTGCATGGCAGTGCATCGGCCGACACACGAAGAAACAAAGATGCGCTTGTCCCAGGGATTCTTATTTTGGAGGAGCTGTTGCCTCTTCTCGTGACGCTCCTCATTGAGCATGGAAGAGGGCGGCCATGGCCGGATGTCCCGTACCCGGGGATCCGGACGCCACTTCACACCCCGCCACGGTGA
- a CDS encoding ImmA/IrrE family metallo-endopeptidase yields MTDEANAARSLLDQLLIDSHLYKHSQAYKNLLDFVVKLRNFAPFNAMLLQLQKPGLSYAASAHDWKTRFDRWPREGARPLLILWPFGPVALVYDIQDTEGKDIPPGIASFFARGSISKEQIESYPSILWRKRIEWLPVDAGDRNAGLIRVVSRGRTPSEHSHYRIQINRNHDPPIKFATLAHELGHLFLGHLGPDKALGVSDRPRMSHSQRELEAESLAYLVCARNGVSCKSEQYLSDYVSQHTTIDDIDLYHVMHAAGQIETLLGLTGHTVRETDEKFRCREMTTGALRSTIGWQDLKLDHDFYEVETLPENDRVRYTISPTARKEVLRRLLALNHDRAKAEQAAAVAIPKTKRSSKRKTPQSAAGLYTDSTEVVELD; encoded by the coding sequence GTGACAGATGAAGCAAATGCGGCCAGATCGTTGCTGGATCAGCTGCTGATTGACTCTCACCTGTACAAGCACAGTCAAGCCTACAAGAACCTCCTCGACTTCGTGGTCAAGCTCAGAAACTTCGCTCCGTTCAACGCCATGCTTCTTCAATTACAGAAGCCTGGGCTGAGCTACGCGGCGTCCGCTCATGACTGGAAGACTCGGTTTGATCGTTGGCCAAGAGAAGGCGCACGTCCACTCTTGATCCTCTGGCCCTTTGGCCCCGTCGCTCTTGTGTACGACATACAAGATACGGAAGGAAAAGATATCCCTCCGGGTATTGCGTCTTTCTTTGCGCGGGGTTCGATATCCAAGGAACAGATTGAATCTTATCCATCCATCCTGTGGAGGAAGAGGATTGAGTGGCTTCCCGTAGACGCCGGGGACCGCAACGCAGGATTGATCCGAGTGGTATCCCGCGGGCGTACTCCAAGTGAGCACTCACATTATCGAATCCAGATCAATCGCAATCACGATCCTCCGATAAAATTTGCTACTTTAGCGCATGAGCTAGGCCACCTCTTTCTTGGCCATCTTGGCCCCGACAAAGCGCTTGGTGTGTCAGATCGACCCCGAATGAGCCATAGCCAGCGCGAACTCGAGGCCGAATCACTAGCGTACCTCGTGTGTGCTCGAAACGGCGTATCCTGCAAGTCAGAGCAATACCTCTCGGATTATGTCTCGCAACATACGACGATCGATGACATCGATCTGTACCACGTGATGCATGCCGCCGGCCAAATCGAGACCTTACTTGGGCTCACCGGACACACGGTTCGAGAAACCGATGAGAAATTCAGGTGCCGAGAAATGACAACCGGGGCGCTTCGTTCAACCATCGGCTGGCAAGACCTCAAGCTCGACCACGACTTCTATGAAGTCGAAACCCTCCCCGAAAACGACCGCGTCCGCTACACAATCAGCCCCACCGCCCGCAAAGAAGTCCTCCGCCGACTCCTCGCCCTCAACCACGACCGGGCGAAGGCCGAACAAGCCGCTGCTGTTGCTATCCCGAAAACAAAAAGAAGCTCGAAGAGAAAGACCCCACAATCAGCGGCGGGCCTTTATACCGACAGTACAGAAGTTGTCGAGCTGGACTGA
- the cysC gene encoding adenylyl-sulfate kinase — translation MMDQGVTIWITGLSGAGKTTIARLVEAELRALGQKVEVLDGDIVRTNLCKDLGFSKEDRERNIERIGFVCQLLSRNGIVSIVAAISPYRAAREKVREKIGHFIEVYCKCSLEVLICRDTKGLYRKALDGKVLNFTGISDPYEEPLSPEVVLETDMDTPERCVEKVLEKVEQAGYLSLYRNGLRAS, via the coding sequence CTGATGGATCAAGGAGTGACTATATGGATTACGGGTTTGTCAGGAGCGGGTAAGACGACGATTGCACGGTTGGTTGAGGCGGAGCTCCGCGCATTGGGCCAAAAGGTGGAGGTTCTGGATGGCGATATTGTCCGAACAAATTTGTGTAAAGATCTGGGTTTCTCAAAAGAAGATCGTGAGCGAAACATTGAACGCATTGGTTTTGTGTGTCAATTGTTATCGCGAAATGGAATAGTTTCTATTGTTGCGGCAATTTCCCCTTACCGCGCAGCTCGTGAGAAAGTACGAGAGAAGATCGGTCATTTCATTGAGGTGTACTGCAAGTGTTCCCTGGAAGTGCTCATTTGTAGGGATACGAAAGGCCTCTATCGAAAGGCCTTGGACGGAAAAGTTTTGAACTTCACAGGCATCTCAGATCCTTATGAAGAACCGTTGTCCCCGGAAGTCGTCTTAGAGACTGATATGGACACTCCTGAGCGTTGTGTGGAGAAGGTTTTAGAGAAGGTGGAACAGGCAGGATACTTGTCGCTTTATCGGAATGGTTTGAGAGCATCTTGA
- a CDS encoding NAD-dependent epimerase/dehydratase family protein: MKPRRVLVTGGAGFIGSHLVGQLVAASHAVRVLEKPGVSVSHLPQDRIEIVFADIRDGAAVARATGDCDVVLHLAANPNLWARNPDDFEQVNHQGTRHVLEAAQNAGARRIVHVSTESILAAARGQEVITEETRTSLCDMIGLYCRSKWLAEQAAQEAVEAGQPVVIVRPTIAVGPGDVNQGPPSRLICDFCNGRIKGYLDGGLNLIDVRDAAAGIWAAAEHGEIGRRYLLAAEDWSILDILRLLAKLTGRPVPRWRIPYALALAFAHLEERVCSHFTGAIPMATVTGVRLTQRHFRFDGRQSALELRLKPMRDCSVAVAEALGWFRAAGLIAP; the protein is encoded by the coding sequence ATGAAGCCACGCAGGGTTCTAGTCACGGGCGGCGCGGGATTCATCGGCTCGCATCTGGTGGGGCAGCTCGTCGCTGCGAGTCATGCGGTGCGTGTGCTAGAGAAGCCGGGAGTTTCGGTCTCGCACTTGCCGCAAGACCGGATCGAGATCGTCTTCGCCGACATCCGCGATGGAGCAGCCGTGGCGCGGGCAACCGGCGACTGTGATGTTGTGCTGCACTTGGCGGCCAATCCCAACCTGTGGGCGCGCAACCCGGATGACTTCGAGCAAGTCAACCACCAAGGGACGCGCCATGTGCTCGAAGCCGCCCAGAACGCCGGCGCACGCCGCATCGTCCACGTCTCCACAGAATCAATTCTCGCGGCGGCGCGTGGTCAGGAAGTGATCACGGAAGAAACCCGAACCTCACTGTGCGACATGATCGGGCTGTACTGTCGCAGCAAGTGGCTCGCCGAACAGGCTGCCCAGGAAGCCGTGGAAGCCGGACAACCGGTGGTGATCGTTCGGCCCACCATCGCTGTTGGTCCCGGCGACGTTAACCAGGGGCCACCATCCCGTTTGATCTGTGATTTTTGCAACGGCCGGATCAAAGGCTATCTGGACGGCGGTCTCAATCTCATCGACGTTCGCGACGCCGCCGCCGGAATCTGGGCTGCTGCCGAGCACGGCGAGATTGGACGTCGCTATCTGCTGGCCGCTGAAGACTGGAGCATCCTTGACATCTTGCGTTTGTTGGCCAAGCTGACCGGTCGACCCGTGCCCCGATGGCGAATTCCCTACGCGCTTGCCCTCGCCTTTGCTCATCTCGAAGAACGGGTTTGCAGCCACTTCACCGGAGCTATACCCATGGCAACGGTCACGGGGGTTCGACTGACGCAGAGGCACTTTCGCTTCGACGGACGTCAGTCGGCGCTGGAATTGAGACTGAAACCGATGCGCGACTGCTCCGTCGCTGTGGCAGAAGCCCTGGGCTGGTTTCGGGCTGCCGGTTTGATCGCGCCATAG
- a CDS encoding ketopantoate reductase C-terminal domain-containing protein, producing the protein MANQLSNAVFVVGAGGIGCALGYALRAGGIDAIFVEADPAKVHWGRSHGVGLDGHPLLPAKFVHFAEWQPPQEGIILLCTKCYDNKAVLNRLPPTVTVIPVQNGFDPDLIEHSHIEGIASFVSECFPQKTHTRITRGGSLHIGHTALSEHRRESTSVESLIEVLRRHGRFRVRKVAEILPYKYAKLMYNSAISPLAAAAGLDNSQLLINRRARQLFFAMLRENYRILKDAQVPLGKVGPFHPDAVDRILRFRPLAWMLAWPFSVSLRNTYCSMSGDVPKGRTEIDNYNGHLLHLAGDRPCPLNRRAYALLKRMEKESLQPALQRLDELIL; encoded by the coding sequence ATGGCCAATCAGCTTTCGAACGCAGTCTTCGTGGTGGGAGCTGGCGGCATCGGATGCGCCCTGGGCTACGCGTTGCGCGCGGGCGGGATCGATGCGATCTTTGTCGAGGCCGACCCAGCCAAAGTGCACTGGGGGCGCTCTCATGGCGTGGGTCTTGATGGACATCCCTTGCTTCCGGCAAAGTTCGTCCATTTTGCGGAGTGGCAGCCGCCGCAAGAGGGCATTATCCTTCTTTGTACGAAATGCTATGACAACAAGGCGGTGCTGAATCGACTGCCCCCGACAGTGACCGTCATTCCAGTTCAGAACGGCTTTGATCCCGACCTGATCGAGCACAGTCATATCGAAGGCATTGCCTCGTTCGTCTCCGAGTGTTTTCCTCAAAAAACGCACACGCGAATCACCCGAGGGGGGAGTCTGCATATTGGGCACACTGCCTTGAGCGAACACCGCCGCGAATCTACCTCTGTGGAATCGCTGATCGAAGTACTGCGGCGACACGGCCGCTTTCGGGTCCGGAAGGTCGCAGAGATCCTGCCCTACAAGTATGCAAAATTGATGTATAACTCCGCCATCAGCCCGCTCGCGGCGGCTGCGGGACTTGATAACAGCCAGCTGCTGATCAATCGCAGGGCGCGGCAGCTGTTCTTCGCCATGTTGCGCGAGAATTACCGGATCCTCAAAGATGCCCAGGTGCCTTTGGGTAAGGTCGGACCATTTCACCCTGACGCAGTCGACCGTATCCTGCGATTCCGACCGCTCGCCTGGATGCTCGCATGGCCGTTTTCCGTGAGCTTGCGCAACACGTATTGTTCCATGTCAGGAGACGTTCCCAAAGGTCGCACCGAGATCGACAACTATAACGGACATCTTCTGCACCTGGCGGGCGATCGTCCCTGTCCCCTCAATCGTCGCGCCTACGCGCTGCTCAAACGCATGGAAAAAGAATCTCTCCAACCGGCTCTGCAGAGGCTGGACGAGCTGATCCTATGA
- a CDS encoding ABC transporter substrate-binding protein, with amino-acid sequence MCLKKRAFAGFSLLMFCAVLVLPMPIRGETPGAAQVISRFNGALIEAMRGGKQLGFSGRYRLLEPVVTETFLPPYMASVSLGRHWKTLTQEQQRQFEEIYAEWLIASYAKNFHSYAGERFEITKQSQTAGGAAIMSKFLNSQGKATEFDYRLRLTEDAWRIVDIRIAGVSQLANTRAQFVSVVDQKGFDELVASIKQKIRDFSRSDGQ; translated from the coding sequence GTGTGTCTCAAGAAGCGTGCCTTCGCCGGCTTCTCTCTTCTGATGTTCTGCGCGGTTCTGGTTCTGCCTATGCCCATCAGGGGTGAGACGCCAGGGGCCGCCCAAGTCATCTCACGCTTCAACGGGGCACTGATCGAAGCAATGAGGGGTGGCAAGCAGTTGGGGTTCAGCGGCCGCTACCGACTGCTTGAGCCAGTCGTGACAGAGACCTTCTTGCCTCCTTACATGGCGAGTGTCTCTCTAGGCAGACACTGGAAAACCCTCACGCAGGAGCAGCAGCGGCAGTTTGAAGAAATCTATGCCGAATGGTTGATTGCGAGCTATGCGAAGAATTTTCACTCATACGCAGGAGAGCGCTTCGAGATCACGAAACAGTCCCAGACGGCAGGCGGCGCGGCGATCATGAGCAAATTTCTGAACTCTCAAGGCAAAGCAACGGAGTTCGACTACCGTCTGCGACTGACGGAGGATGCCTGGCGTATTGTGGACATACGCATTGCTGGCGTGAGTCAGCTTGCCAATACGCGCGCTCAATTTGTGAGCGTCGTTGATCAAAAGGGTTTTGACGAGCTCGTTGCGTCGATCAAGCAAAAGATTCGGGACTTCTCCCGGAGCGATGGGCAATGA
- a CDS encoding MMPL family transporter, giving the protein MFTEPPLTRTQRLLSTWVLLVQHHAVAVLVAGVLLTFGTLYYSAANFKINADIRGMMSDKLSYRGLYKEFSKAFPQLSDTVVVVIDGTTTEQAEAARKTIAEQLRKEQAIFADVYEPGAGAFFQKNGLLYLNTEELERLGDRLSAAQPFLARLSKDLSIRGLFEVVEKALEQEDLSQAQDRALALLLDGMSNAFDSAVHGTVYQMSWEGLALGGEQTARQYRQFILLKPRVADSSLAAGRVHIETIRGIVRQFGYNQTGTARVRITGDFALAYETLLEVRNSTGIATVASLLLVALILSVGLYFSWRLIFCSLVTLITGLIWSTAFALATVGSLNMISVTFAVLFIGLGIDYSIQFCLRYRELLVQSGHQQHSITSTATSVGRSLFFSAATTALGFYAFVPTAYAGVAELGFISGSSMFISFFGNLTVLPALLTILPVKESRGWEPSWPWLVNLPYRYPRGVVAVGALWALASLLTLPRVFFDYNPLNLHDQSSESVATMKELFNDPKGQPWTASVLADGEDRALRLAEQLKRLNEVRTAITIHDFIPGNQQDKINLISDIALFMSPELERPHVTRPTYEQNIQALARLERSLESHLNGLRHSTRESAQKLYVSIRRFTALLEDNQRGLSALALLDESLTPGLPMLLERLGPSLQPSLVEGPSSLPRELRSQYVSSDGRFRVQVFPRDDITNLASLEGFVRAVRSVAPDATDTPVMVYEAGRAIAASFREASLYAVIIICAFVLVGLRSSSKTLLILTPMVLAFLLTAAASVLLGVPLNFANVIVVPLILGIGVHSGVIFIVRDWKDPRRKDNLLKSSMARATLFSNLATMISTASLAFSPHQGIASIGILLSICLAFLILSTLLFLPSLIVLLKVRLE; this is encoded by the coding sequence ATGTTCACCGAGCCTCCCCTTACGCGCACACAGCGCCTGCTGAGCACATGGGTTCTCCTCGTTCAGCATCATGCAGTCGCCGTACTCGTGGCCGGTGTCCTGCTGACGTTTGGGACCCTCTATTACTCCGCCGCCAATTTCAAGATCAACGCCGACATCCGCGGCATGATGTCCGACAAGCTGTCCTACCGCGGATTGTACAAGGAGTTCTCCAAGGCCTTTCCACAACTGAGCGACACCGTCGTCGTGGTCATCGATGGCACCACCACGGAACAGGCAGAGGCAGCGCGGAAAACCATCGCCGAGCAACTGAGGAAAGAACAGGCGATCTTTGCCGACGTCTATGAACCAGGGGCCGGAGCGTTCTTTCAAAAGAACGGCCTCCTGTACCTGAACACTGAAGAACTGGAGAGACTCGGAGACCGACTCTCGGCAGCCCAACCCTTTCTAGCGCGTCTGTCCAAGGACCTCAGCATCCGCGGACTTTTCGAGGTCGTTGAAAAGGCCTTGGAGCAAGAAGATCTCAGTCAGGCCCAAGACCGCGCTCTTGCCCTACTCCTCGATGGGATGAGCAACGCCTTCGATAGCGCGGTTCACGGAACGGTCTACCAGATGTCATGGGAGGGCCTGGCGCTCGGTGGAGAGCAGACCGCGAGGCAATACCGCCAGTTCATCCTACTGAAGCCACGAGTTGCGGATTCATCCCTGGCTGCGGGACGCGTCCACATCGAGACCATTCGCGGGATTGTCAGGCAGTTTGGCTACAATCAGACCGGAACCGCGCGAGTGCGGATCACGGGAGATTTCGCACTCGCTTACGAAACCCTCCTAGAAGTCCGCAACAGCACAGGAATTGCGACCGTTGCGTCTCTCCTGCTTGTGGCGCTGATCCTTTCCGTGGGTCTCTACTTCTCATGGCGCCTCATCTTTTGCAGCCTTGTCACATTGATCACGGGGCTCATCTGGTCCACCGCATTCGCTCTTGCCACCGTGGGTAGTCTCAACATGATCTCCGTCACATTCGCGGTGCTGTTCATCGGACTGGGCATCGACTACAGCATACAGTTCTGCCTCAGATATCGGGAGCTGCTTGTGCAAAGCGGCCATCAGCAGCATAGCATCACTTCGACGGCCACCAGTGTCGGCAGAAGTCTCTTCTTCAGCGCTGCAACTACGGCACTCGGCTTCTACGCCTTCGTTCCCACTGCCTATGCAGGAGTGGCTGAACTGGGCTTCATCTCAGGGTCAAGTATGTTCATCAGCTTCTTCGGAAACTTGACCGTGTTGCCCGCTTTACTGACCATCCTCCCCGTGAAGGAGAGCCGGGGGTGGGAACCCTCCTGGCCGTGGCTCGTCAACCTGCCTTACAGGTATCCGCGCGGTGTCGTCGCCGTCGGTGCGCTATGGGCGTTGGCCTCTCTCTTGACCCTTCCACGAGTCTTCTTCGACTACAACCCGCTCAACCTCCACGACCAGTCCTCAGAGTCTGTGGCAACCATGAAAGAACTCTTCAATGACCCTAAAGGCCAGCCATGGACCGCTTCGGTGCTTGCGGACGGTGAGGACAGGGCCCTTCGTCTCGCGGAGCAGCTGAAGCGCCTTAACGAAGTCAGAACGGCCATAACGATACATGATTTCATACCGGGCAATCAGCAGGACAAGATCAATCTTATTTCCGACATCGCTCTTTTCATGTCACCCGAGCTCGAGCGGCCTCACGTCACGCGCCCCACCTATGAGCAGAACATTCAAGCGCTTGCACGCCTTGAGCGGTCTCTCGAGAGCCATCTCAACGGACTTCGGCATTCCACCAGAGAGTCGGCGCAGAAGCTGTATGTCAGCATCAGAAGATTCACGGCTCTTCTTGAAGACAACCAGCGCGGCCTGTCCGCCCTTGCCCTGCTCGACGAGAGTTTGACGCCTGGGCTTCCCATGCTCCTCGAGAGACTCGGGCCATCGCTGCAGCCAAGCCTGGTGGAGGGACCATCCTCCCTTCCTCGAGAATTGCGGAGCCAGTACGTATCCTCAGACGGCCGCTTCCGTGTGCAGGTGTTCCCGCGGGACGACATCACGAACCTGGCAAGTCTGGAAGGATTTGTCCGTGCAGTCAGGTCGGTGGCGCCAGACGCTACCGACACACCTGTGATGGTTTACGAAGCAGGCAGGGCCATAGCGGCCTCTTTCAGGGAGGCGTCGCTTTACGCGGTGATCATAATCTGCGCCTTTGTGCTCGTCGGTCTCAGAAGCAGCTCCAAGACGCTTCTGATACTCACCCCTATGGTGCTCGCCTTCCTGCTCACAGCCGCCGCGTCGGTGTTGCTCGGTGTGCCTCTCAATTTCGCCAACGTCATCGTGGTGCCTCTGATTCTCGGGATCGGGGTCCACAGCGGCGTCATATTCATCGTCCGAGACTGGAAAGACCCGAGACGGAAGGACAACCTTCTGAAGTCCAGTATGGCCCGCGCCACGCTGTTCAGCAATCTGGCCACGATGATCAGTACTGCAAGCCTCGCCTTCTCTCCACACCAGGGGATTGCGAGCATCGGTATACTCCTGAGCATCTGTCTCGCGTTCCTCATTCTTTCAACGCTTCTCTTTCTGCCGTCATTGATCGTGCTGCTCAAAGTGCGGCTTGAGTAA